A stretch of the Acidobacteriota bacterium genome encodes the following:
- a CDS encoding ATP-dependent 6-phosphofructokinase — protein sequence MLSSNDVIVQTLGTPTIKSPLRLSAVRGDGMGNFVPDAEKIRFQVELQPGEIASDEIMFEKAGPRELIYFDPSDTRAAIVTCGGLCPGLNNVIRSVYLELYHQYGVHTVYGIRFGYGGFNPASKPPVMLTRNFVESIHKRGGSILGCSRGPEDTLVILDFLEQQQINLLFCVGGDGTQRGAHAIAQEALRRGMKLAVVGIPKTIDNDIPYVYRSFGFSTSIEKAKEVIDSAHEEAHGAPNGISLVKLMGRHAGFITAAAAIASQEVNFVLVPEVPFKLHGEKGFLECLKRRILNRGHAVVVVAEGAGQDLIASDSEGHDASGNVKLKDIGLYLKDHIQKYFEAQEIPVNLKYFDPSYFIRSVPANCDDSLLCDQFARHAVHAAMAGKTNLLIGLWYNMFIHLPTSLATRNKKQISPESEFWMSALAATGQPARFV from the coding sequence ATGCTTTCTTCGAATGATGTTATTGTCCAAACCCTTGGAACCCCAACCATCAAGTCACCTCTTCGACTCTCGGCTGTAAGAGGAGATGGAATGGGAAATTTTGTTCCAGATGCTGAAAAAATCCGATTTCAGGTCGAGTTACAACCGGGCGAAATCGCTTCCGACGAAATTATGTTTGAAAAGGCCGGTCCCCGTGAACTGATATATTTTGACCCTTCAGACACGCGGGCGGCGATTGTGACCTGTGGTGGGTTGTGTCCAGGGCTCAACAATGTCATCCGGTCAGTCTATCTCGAACTCTATCACCAGTATGGGGTGCATACCGTGTATGGGATCCGGTTTGGTTATGGCGGATTTAACCCGGCCAGCAAACCGCCAGTGATGCTGACCCGCAATTTTGTTGAATCTATCCACAAGCGCGGTGGGTCAATTCTGGGGTGTTCGCGCGGACCGGAAGATACCCTGGTGATTCTCGACTTTTTGGAACAGCAACAAATCAATCTGTTGTTTTGTGTCGGTGGTGATGGAACGCAGCGCGGCGCCCATGCCATTGCTCAGGAAGCCCTCCGACGGGGCATGAAACTGGCGGTGGTGGGAATTCCCAAGACCATTGATAACGATATTCCCTATGTGTACCGCAGCTTTGGGTTTTCAACCTCGATTGAAAAAGCCAAAGAAGTCATTGATAGCGCCCACGAGGAAGCCCACGGCGCCCCAAATGGAATCAGTCTGGTCAAATTGATGGGACGACATGCGGGATTCATTACCGCTGCCGCCGCGATTGCCAGTCAGGAAGTGAATTTTGTTTTGGTACCTGAAGTTCCTTTTAAGCTCCACGGGGAAAAAGGGTTTCTGGAATGCCTCAAACGTCGAATTCTCAATCGGGGCCATGCGGTAGTCGTGGTGGCTGAGGGGGCCGGGCAGGATTTGATTGCGTCAGACAGCGAGGGACACGATGCTTCGGGCAACGTCAAACTCAAGGACATCGGCCTGTATTTAAAGGACCACATCCAGAAGTACTTTGAAGCCCAGGAAATCCCAGTTAATTTAAAGTACTTTGACCCAAGTTATTTTATTCGGAGCGTTCCGGCCAATTGTGACGACAGTTTGTTGTGTGACCAGTTTGCCCGGCATGCGGTTCATGCTGCGATGGCTGGAAAAACCAATTTGCTGATTGGCTTGTGGTACAACATGTTTATTCACCTGCCTACGTCGCTGGCAACGCGCAATAAAAAGCAGATTTCTCCAGAAAGCGAATTTTGGATGTCGGCACTTGCTGCAACAGGTCAGCCCGCCCGGTTCGTATAG
- a CDS encoding dispase autolysis-inducing protein, with protein sequence MKKKLFFTAVVLSVFFSVHPAEPQIQAFVAQNPSETPTPSAPACDLVTGTPAVTFTTDNGKTLTPTEERLTGIGYTFGLTALRQANTLLAVHNATLIRSTDAGCSWAEIADFNDEGDYFPLKLEASVGDRAYGWGDNRRYLVRIDGTEVTYLKSPVDSIVGIGIDPANGDHLRVGGETGIWDSTDAGATWTRIAGLPVPNVNLILYRVAFDPTNLDHILVGTAQTGAFFTTNGGQTWKSSKGLGSGKDTKINAFEFAFSPVRGKVVWAMGLNLAESDANQPSDGRHIYYSKNGGKSFKPVIDRTDEVTIRNQPVMKAHPTDPNVLYFVFGTYFQGYGTDLFRFDIKSKKLDKTHNDYNDIDSIEFSRTDPSIMYLGLEVEQVQ encoded by the coding sequence ATGAAAAAGAAGTTGTTTTTTACAGCGGTGGTTTTGTCGGTATTTTTTAGTGTGCATCCGGCAGAACCCCAAATTCAGGCTTTTGTTGCGCAAAACCCATCTGAAACCCCAACGCCATCGGCGCCAGCATGCGACCTGGTCACGGGCACTCCCGCAGTAACCTTTACCACCGACAATGGAAAAACGCTCACTCCGACCGAAGAACGGTTGACCGGGATTGGTTACACTTTTGGGCTGACCGCCCTGCGGCAAGCCAACACGTTGCTGGCGGTGCATAATGCCACGTTGATTCGTTCAACTGATGCCGGCTGTTCCTGGGCGGAAATTGCGGATTTCAATGACGAAGGGGATTATTTCCCGTTGAAGCTGGAAGCTTCAGTCGGAGACCGCGCCTATGGGTGGGGAGACAACCGACGGTATCTGGTCCGGATTGACGGAACAGAAGTGACGTATTTGAAATCCCCGGTTGATTCAATCGTCGGGATTGGAATAGATCCAGCCAATGGTGACCACCTGCGCGTTGGTGGCGAAACCGGGATCTGGGATTCAACGGATGCCGGTGCCACCTGGACCCGGATTGCAGGATTACCCGTTCCAAACGTCAATCTGATTTTGTACCGGGTGGCATTTGATCCAACCAATCTGGACCACATTCTGGTTGGAACGGCCCAAACCGGAGCCTTCTTTACCACCAATGGCGGCCAAACCTGGAAATCCTCAAAAGGGCTTGGATCTGGGAAAGATACAAAAATCAATGCGTTTGAATTTGCGTTCTCTCCGGTTCGAGGCAAAGTCGTGTGGGCAATGGGACTGAATCTGGCCGAATCAGATGCCAATCAGCCTTCAGATGGCCGTCACATTTACTATTCAAAAAATGGTGGCAAGTCCTTTAAGCCAGTTATTGACCGAACCGACGAAGTTACAATCCGCAATCAACCGGTGATGAAAGCTCACCCAACGGATCCAAATGTGCTGTATTTTGTCTTTGGAACCTATTTCCAGGGCTACGGCACGGATCTCTTCCGGTTTGATATCAAGTCAAAGAAACTGGACAAAACGCACAATGACTACAATGACATTGATTCGATTGAATTTTCCCGAACCGACCCGTCAATTATGTATTTAGGGCTCGAAGTTGAGCAGGTTCAGTAG
- a CDS encoding diacylglycerol kinase family lipid kinase, with product MNQSAVVIFNPRSGAHKRRDRATEIQNYIQLLNRYGIIAEPWPTTGPNDATRLAHEAVVKGVDVVIASGGDGTLNEVLQGMARSQTPLGIFPGGTANVLANDLNIPADPEANARFIAEGHRRPITIGLAGNRYFFLMAGIGLDAAMVKNVDSSLKAKLGEGAYLISGLQHLVKQPQTFTVEVNGQSYQSGFVVIGNSKGYGGGFSLTPHASLFDPQFEVSIFPPKSFGFEYLPFAITTLVSSVDKMKGVIKLHSSHIKAYGLETNQPWVQVDGELLGPLPMEFSSFSSFLSFLSFSSLFNFENLEP from the coding sequence ATGAACCAATCCGCCGTCGTAATTTTCAACCCTCGATCAGGTGCTCACAAACGAAGAGACCGGGCAACTGAAATTCAAAATTACATCCAGCTCCTTAACAGGTATGGAATTATCGCTGAACCCTGGCCCACCACGGGGCCAAACGATGCGACTCGCCTGGCTCATGAAGCCGTGGTCAAGGGTGTGGATGTGGTAATTGCCAGTGGTGGGGACGGTACGCTGAACGAAGTCTTGCAAGGCATGGCCCGCAGTCAAACACCACTGGGGATTTTCCCAGGCGGAACCGCCAATGTATTGGCCAATGATTTGAATATTCCAGCAGATCCTGAAGCCAACGCCCGGTTCATCGCTGAGGGCCACCGGCGGCCAATCACCATTGGGTTGGCCGGGAACCGGTACTTTTTTCTGATGGCGGGGATTGGACTGGATGCGGCGATGGTCAAAAACGTCGATTCCTCACTCAAAGCCAAACTCGGCGAAGGTGCCTATTTGATTTCGGGGCTTCAGCATCTGGTCAAACAGCCGCAAACCTTTACGGTTGAAGTCAACGGCCAGTCCTACCAGAGCGGTTTTGTCGTGATTGGCAACTCGAAGGGATACGGAGGAGGCTTTAGCCTGACTCCCCACGCCAGTCTGTTTGACCCGCAGTTTGAAGTCAGTATTTTCCCACCAAAGAGCTTTGGGTTTGAGTATCTTCCCTTTGCGATCACCACGCTGGTGAGCAGTGTTGACAAAATGAAGGGGGTTATCAAGCTCCACTCAAGTCACATCAAGGCTTATGGTCTGGAAACCAACCAGCCCTGGGTTCAGGTTGATGGTGAACTTTTAGGTCCACTTCCGATGGAATTTTCTTCCTTTTCGTCCTTTTTGTCCTTTTTGTCTTTTTCGTCCTTATTTAATTTCGAAAACCTGGAACCCTGA
- a CDS encoding sigma-54-dependent Fis family transcriptional regulator, with translation MKTTDSFAPMILIADDQAHVLEALRLMLKAEGYKIASASSPSAILDAIGKQDFDVVLMDLNYARDTTSGQEGLDLLSRIKAVDSTLPVVVMTAWGSVELAVEAIRRGARDFVQKPWDNERLLTILRNQIELGQALRRGQRLEAENRMLRNEGYPKLIADSASMRPVLQMIERVGPSDANVLITGENGTGKGLVARALHAVSMRTGKPLVTVNAGGLSEGVFESELFGHVKGAYTDAKADRVGRFELADSGTLFLDEIANVPLNLQTKLLRVLETGEFERVGSSRTRKVSVRILSATNADLSEEVKNGRFRQDLLFRLNTIEIRLPPLRERREDIPLLALHFLAQHTQHYRKSLTGFDQQSMQALLNHGWPGNVRELDHVIERAVLMAQGKVVQVGDLGLQTFRESSPRLEEMSLEEVESLLIKKALARHDGNVSRAAETLGLSRSALYRRLQRYGL, from the coding sequence ATGAAAACGACTGATTCTTTTGCCCCAATGATATTAATTGCTGACGATCAGGCCCATGTGCTTGAAGCACTCCGGCTCATGTTAAAAGCGGAAGGGTACAAAATTGCCTCGGCGTCGTCGCCATCCGCGATCCTGGATGCGATTGGAAAACAGGATTTCGATGTGGTTTTGATGGATCTTAACTACGCACGGGACACCACCTCGGGACAGGAAGGACTGGACTTACTTTCGCGAATCAAAGCCGTGGATAGTACCCTGCCGGTGGTGGTAATGACGGCCTGGGGGAGTGTTGAACTTGCCGTCGAAGCTATCCGGCGCGGCGCGCGCGATTTTGTCCAAAAACCCTGGGATAATGAACGGTTGTTGACGATATTGCGCAATCAGATTGAACTCGGTCAGGCGTTACGGCGGGGCCAGCGTCTGGAAGCTGAAAACCGGATGCTGCGCAACGAAGGGTATCCGAAACTCATTGCCGATTCCGCCAGCATGCGCCCGGTGCTGCAAATGATTGAACGAGTGGGGCCTTCGGATGCCAACGTGTTGATCACCGGCGAAAATGGTACTGGAAAAGGGCTGGTTGCACGGGCGCTCCACGCGGTTTCAATGCGCACGGGGAAACCACTCGTAACGGTCAATGCTGGGGGGCTCTCGGAAGGTGTTTTTGAAAGTGAACTTTTTGGCCATGTCAAAGGCGCCTATACCGATGCCAAGGCGGACCGGGTTGGCCGGTTTGAACTGGCTGACAGTGGAACACTGTTTCTGGATGAAATTGCCAATGTACCACTCAACCTGCAGACCAAACTCCTGCGAGTGCTTGAAACCGGCGAGTTTGAACGGGTTGGATCCTCACGAACGCGGAAAGTCAGCGTTCGAATTCTTTCCGCAACCAACGCCGACCTGAGTGAAGAGGTAAAAAATGGCCGTTTTCGCCAGGATCTTCTGTTTCGGTTAAATACCATTGAAATCCGGTTGCCTCCGCTTCGTGAACGGCGCGAAGATATTCCACTTCTGGCACTTCATTTTCTGGCCCAGCACACACAGCACTATCGAAAGTCACTCACTGGCTTTGACCAGCAATCCATGCAGGCGTTGCTCAACCACGGCTGGCCGGGGAATGTTCGTGAACTTGACCATGTCATTGAACGGGCCGTTTTGATGGCACAGGGGAAGGTCGTTCAGGTTGGCGATTTGGGGCTACAGACGTTTCGCGAGTCTTCACCTCGATTGGAAGAGATGAGCCTTGAAGAAGTCGAAAGTCTGCTGATTAAAAAAGCGTTGGCCCGTCATGATGGAAATGTCAGCCGGGCAGCCGAGACGTTGGGCCTGAGCCGGAGTGCACTCTATCGTCGTCTTCAGCGATATGGGCTTTGA
- a CDS encoding aspartyl protease family protein: MHQKISVRSQVQTWFRLFIFGLVVLAGSQFTLAQTRQAQAFTIDQIQANIRQAVSYEALEKSSSGLVMKGEAVYVGVDHTFELAWTPDGKFREQLSGRLPVSTGFDGQLTWTTDWSGLAYTTTLEDRETSQLEYWLRTFHWLAPKAQVEIRTIADQTTPEQIALGVKIKQGLTEATVLIDRKTWLPSSFKYGVAGPPQTWKLQEYKSVQGINFPHLVENTIRGLVNSYKLKTLVPLETKNGKQFEYRQTIPDDTTWSGASPTIEMKRTRTGHYLVHPRINGKDVGWFIFDSGAGSMVISKTVARELELPTFGQIPVGGVGGYTQSALCQGKLFELGPISIHRTTYLEYDFGQLSAIFGEKIAGICGFDLFTRAIVALDSKSNQIEIHNPAKFELTQAEWREMLIIDRHPHVRCRFEGDREGVFKIDTGANSTVIFTTQAVESFKLLESRKTESGRSGGVGGTVETRNGQIEWIEFGGQRFANQPALFSQAREGALSNPYLTGVVGAPLLEPFKVFFHYGGRKIAFVQKTK; this comes from the coding sequence ATGCACCAAAAAATATCTGTTCGCAGTCAAGTCCAGACCTGGTTCCGACTCTTCATTTTTGGACTGGTGGTTTTGGCCGGCAGCCAGTTCACGCTGGCTCAAACCAGGCAAGCCCAGGCATTCACGATTGATCAAATTCAGGCAAACATCCGCCAGGCAGTGAGTTACGAAGCTTTGGAAAAGAGTTCCAGCGGGCTGGTCATGAAGGGAGAGGCCGTTTACGTTGGCGTGGACCACACATTTGAACTTGCCTGGACGCCAGATGGTAAATTTCGGGAACAGCTTTCCGGTCGGTTACCTGTGAGTACCGGGTTTGATGGTCAACTGACCTGGACCACCGATTGGTCAGGGCTTGCCTATACCACAACGCTCGAAGATCGTGAAACCTCACAACTTGAGTACTGGTTGCGAACCTTCCACTGGCTTGCTCCAAAAGCCCAGGTCGAAATCCGGACGATTGCCGATCAAACCACACCTGAGCAGATCGCCCTGGGAGTAAAAATCAAGCAGGGCCTCACCGAAGCCACCGTCCTCATTGACCGAAAAACCTGGCTACCGTCCAGTTTCAAATATGGCGTGGCTGGTCCGCCACAAACCTGGAAGTTACAGGAGTACAAGTCTGTCCAGGGCATCAATTTCCCTCACCTGGTTGAAAATACAATCCGTGGGCTGGTCAACTCGTACAAACTCAAAACACTGGTCCCGCTGGAAACGAAAAACGGTAAACAATTTGAGTACCGGCAAACCATTCCAGATGATACGACCTGGTCAGGCGCATCCCCGACTATCGAAATGAAGCGGACTCGAACCGGGCATTATCTGGTTCATCCAAGAATCAATGGGAAAGATGTGGGCTGGTTTATTTTTGATAGCGGTGCGGGTTCGATGGTGATATCAAAGACAGTGGCCAGGGAGCTTGAGTTGCCAACTTTTGGACAAATCCCCGTGGGTGGCGTCGGCGGATATACCCAGTCGGCGTTGTGTCAGGGGAAACTGTTTGAACTCGGTCCGATTTCAATTCACCGCACGACCTACCTGGAGTATGACTTTGGGCAGTTGTCCGCTATTTTTGGTGAAAAAATCGCCGGCATCTGTGGGTTTGACCTCTTCACCCGAGCTATCGTGGCACTTGATTCAAAGTCCAACCAGATTGAAATTCACAACCCGGCAAAATTTGAGTTAACACAGGCCGAGTGGCGAGAAATGCTCATCATTGACCGACATCCCCACGTCAGATGCCGGTTTGAAGGTGACCGGGAAGGTGTTTTTAAAATTGATACCGGGGCCAATTCGACGGTTATTTTTACGACTCAGGCGGTTGAATCATTCAAATTGCTCGAAAGCCGAAAAACTGAGTCTGGCAGATCAGGAGGCGTCGGAGGTACGGTTGAAACCCGGAACGGCCAAATTGAATGGATTGAATTTGGAGGACAGCGATTTGCCAATCAACCTGCCCTGTTTTCCCAGGCCAGGGAAGGCGCACTTTCCAACCCGTACCTGACTGGCGTGGTTGGGGCGCCACTCCTTGAACCCTTCAAAGTCTTTTTCCATTACGGCGGGAGAAAAATTGCCTTTGTTCAAAAAACAAAGTAA
- a CDS encoding alpha-amylase, whose protein sequence is MRLSKYLLASLLWVPFLVAMFPHSVFSQTPTRDFSKETSRPKPVWIQDAIIYEVFPRTFSAKGNFAGVTEQLDRLKTLGVDVVWLMPIHPIGEVKRKGTYGSPYAVKDYYAINSDYGTADDLKKLVREAHQRGLKVIIDVVANHTGWDSVMMKNPEFYVQNAAGQIISPYPDWTDVADLNYDNPKLREYMTGMLKYWLQEFDLDGFRCDVAGFVPTSFWDQARVELEKVKPDLIMLAEWDQPDLLVKAFDIDYAWPFHKALDGVLTGKEPATLLRKVWETERNTFPAGSLHLRFSDNHDERRAIVRFGEHGALAAQALMFTLDGVPLIYNGMEVGDTAESGAPALFEKLPIFWQIGERRPEFARFYSQMIPLRKKYTALRQGETIWLQNSDESHVVSYVRRSGNEEFLVVINFSNRPFRGFVEINRGNQFEEVTPDLTDGKTKRETMVSLPAITLDPMGFRIFRRATK, encoded by the coding sequence ATGCGCTTGTCCAAATACCTGTTGGCCAGCCTGCTCTGGGTACCATTTCTGGTGGCTATGTTCCCACACTCTGTTTTTTCACAAACACCGACCCGCGATTTCTCAAAAGAAACCTCCCGTCCAAAACCAGTCTGGATTCAGGACGCGATTATTTATGAGGTCTTTCCGCGCACTTTTTCCGCCAAAGGCAATTTTGCCGGCGTGACCGAGCAATTAGACCGACTGAAAACGCTCGGGGTGGATGTGGTGTGGTTGATGCCGATTCATCCGATTGGCGAAGTCAAACGCAAAGGGACATATGGCAGCCCGTATGCCGTCAAAGACTACTATGCGATCAATTCAGACTACGGCACGGCTGATGATTTGAAAAAACTGGTTCGCGAAGCCCATCAACGGGGGTTAAAAGTCATTATTGACGTTGTGGCCAATCACACCGGATGGGACAGTGTCATGATGAAAAACCCCGAATTTTACGTCCAGAATGCCGCAGGGCAGATCATTTCACCTTACCCGGACTGGACAGACGTGGCTGATCTCAATTATGACAATCCGAAGCTTCGAGAATATATGACCGGCATGCTCAAATACTGGCTGCAAGAGTTTGATCTGGATGGATTTCGGTGTGATGTTGCCGGTTTTGTACCAACCAGCTTTTGGGACCAGGCCCGAGTTGAACTCGAAAAAGTCAAACCTGATCTGATTATGCTGGCGGAATGGGATCAACCTGACCTGCTGGTGAAAGCTTTTGATATTGACTACGCCTGGCCATTTCACAAGGCCCTTGATGGTGTGTTAACCGGCAAGGAACCGGCGACCTTGCTCCGAAAAGTGTGGGAAACTGAGCGCAACACCTTTCCGGCAGGATCGCTCCACCTCCGGTTTTCAGACAACCATGACGAACGGCGGGCCATTGTCCGCTTTGGAGAACATGGTGCCCTGGCGGCTCAAGCTCTGATGTTTACCCTTGACGGTGTGCCGTTGATTTACAACGGCATGGAAGTCGGGGATACGGCTGAATCAGGGGCTCCGGCCCTGTTTGAAAAACTGCCGATCTTCTGGCAAATCGGTGAGCGCCGACCTGAATTTGCCCGGTTTTACAGCCAGATGATTCCACTGAGAAAAAAATACACGGCACTCCGTCAGGGAGAAACCATCTGGCTCCAAAATTCTGATGAATCCCACGTGGTGTCCTATGTGCGGCGGTCAGGAAATGAAGAATTCCTGGTCGTGATCAATTTTTCCAATCGCCCATTTCGCGGTTTTGTTGAAATCAATCGCGGCAACCAGTTTGAAGAAGTCACCCCGGATTTGACGGATGGCAAAACGAAACGCGAAACCATGGTGTCTCTTCCCGCCATCACCCTCGATCCGATGGGCTTCCGCATTTTTCGGAGAGCGACGAAGTAG
- a CDS encoding ISAzo13 family transposase, whose amino-acid sequence MFGWSRAAVEVGLHELRSGITCLDNYQARGNHRSEVRHPELEAAIHELVAEHSQADPRLKTLFAYTRIGAESVRRALIEHKGYQDKDLPTARTLRTVLNRLGYRLQSVQKTKPQKKIPETDAIFANVAEVNRAADATPTTLRISIDTKATVVVGDYSRDGQSRLPEPVRALDHDLQPKTKLIPFGLLNLETNDFYLAFGVSHKTSDFLVDCLHDWWQRVKATFPAVTELVINSDNGPESASRRTQFLARLVDFAHTTGLRLRLIYYPPYHSKYNPIERCWAALEHHWNGTLLSTIDLTLKWAETMTWNGLNPVVSLSQKVYSKGVSLTKAAMTTLNQFIHRSPELPWWDVLIDPHRTEHPV is encoded by the coding sequence ATGTTCGGCTGGAGTCGGGCGGCGGTCGAAGTGGGGTTGCACGAACTGCGGAGCGGAATCACCTGTCTCGACAACTACCAGGCGCGTGGGAATCACCGCAGCGAAGTCCGACACCCGGAGCTTGAAGCGGCAATTCACGAGTTGGTGGCCGAGCACAGCCAGGCCGATCCGCGCTTGAAAACGCTGTTTGCGTACACCCGCATCGGGGCTGAGAGCGTACGACGGGCCCTCATTGAGCACAAAGGGTATCAGGACAAGGATTTGCCGACAGCGCGCACGTTGCGGACGGTCCTGAACCGATTGGGGTATCGCTTGCAAAGCGTTCAAAAAACCAAGCCGCAAAAAAAAATTCCTGAAACGGACGCCATCTTCGCCAACGTGGCTGAAGTCAACCGGGCGGCGGACGCGACCCCGACGACCTTGCGCATCAGCATCGATACCAAGGCGACAGTCGTGGTTGGCGACTATAGTCGGGACGGTCAATCCCGTCTGCCCGAACCGGTTCGGGCACTCGACCACGATCTGCAACCTAAAACCAAGCTGATTCCGTTCGGCCTGCTCAACCTTGAAACCAACGACTTCTATCTCGCCTTCGGCGTCTCGCACAAAACCAGCGATTTCCTCGTTGATTGCCTTCACGACTGGTGGCAGCGCGTCAAGGCGACGTTCCCCGCCGTGACCGAATTGGTCATCAACAGCGACAACGGCCCTGAAAGCGCCAGCCGCCGCACCCAATTCCTGGCCCGCCTGGTTGACTTCGCCCACACCACCGGCTTGCGCCTCCGCTTGATTTATTATCCACCTTACCATAGCAAGTACAACCCGATTGAACGCTGTTGGGCGGCGCTTGAACATCATTGGAATGGCACGCTCCTGTCCACCATTGATTTGACCCTCAAGTGGGCCGAAACCATGACCTGGAACGGTCTCAACCCGGTCGTTTCGCTCAGCCAAAAAGTCTATTCCAAAGGCGTTTCCCTGACCAAAGCCGCGATGACCACCCTCAACCAGTTCATTCATCGCTCACCAGAACTCCCTTGGTGGGATGTTCTGATTGATCCGCATCGGACGGAGCACCCGGTATGA